A single region of the Labeo rohita strain BAU-BD-2019 chromosome 3, IGBB_LRoh.1.0, whole genome shotgun sequence genome encodes:
- the spns1 gene encoding LOW QUALITY PROTEIN: protein spinster homolog 1 (The sequence of the model RefSeq protein was modified relative to this genomic sequence to represent the inferred CDS: deleted 1 base in 1 codon): MSRTDVSADTTPFFSDDTEGEGPTDNGVGSPQSEEEEPVSGVSDRRAKVTVAVLCYINLLNYMDRFTVAGVLPDIEHFFNISDGTSGLLQTVFICSYMFLAPLFGYLGDRYNRKLIMCVGIFFWSLVTLASSFIEKDHFWALLLTRGLVGVGEASYSTIAPTIIADLFIKETRTNMLSIFYFAIPVGSGLGYIVGSKVDDVAGDWHWALRVTPGLGLLAVILLFVVVQEPKRGAIEARPEHPLQRTSWLADIKALCRNPSFVLSTFGFTTVAFVTGSLALWAPAFLFRAGVFTGEKQPCLKAPCDNSDSLIFGIITVVTGILGVASGVQVSKKLRIRTPRADPLVCSAGLLLAAPFLYLSIMFAEASTVATYVFIFLGETFLSMNWAIVADILLYVVIPTRRSTAEAFQIVLSHLLGDAISPYLIGVVSDSIKKSDSYMWEFRSLQMSLLLCSFVAVGGGAFFLATAIFIEKDRELAENYVPSDDAPIVVPKRGRSTKVSVSSVLI, encoded by the exons ATGTCACGGACGGATGTTTCTGCGGATACTACACCCTTCTTCTCAGATGATACTGAGGGGGAGGGGCCTACTGACAACGGGGTGGGATCTCCTCAGTCTGAGGAGGAGGAGCCTGTCAGTGGAGTGTCTGATAGAAGAGCTAAAGTGACTGTGGCTGTGCTCTGCTACATCAACCTACTCAACTATATGGACCGATTCACTGTGGCAG GTGTACTTCCAGACATTGAGCATTTCTTCAACATTAGTGATGGAACATCAGGGCTACTTCAGACAG TCTTCATCTGCAGTTACATGTTCTTGGCTCCTCTGTTCGGATACCTGGGTGACAGGTATAACAGGAAGTTGATCATGTGTGTGGGAATTTTTTTCTGGTCCCTAGTGACATTAGCCAGCTCCTTCATTGAAAAAGAC CATTTCTGGGCGTTGTTGTTGACTCGAGGGCTGGTGGGTGTTGGGGAGGCCAGTTACTCCACAATTGCTCCCACCATCATCGCTGACTTGTTCATCAAGGAGACGAGGACCAACATGCTGTCCATTTTCTACTTTGCAATCCCAGTGGGCAG TGGTCTGGGTTATATCGTGGGCTCAAAGGTGGATGATGTGGCTGGTGATTGGCACTGGGCTCTTCGG GTGACCCCTGGTCTGGGGCTGCTGGCTGTCATCCTTTTGTTTGTTGTAGTTCAGGAACCGAAGCGCGGTGCGATCGAAGCTCGTCCAGAGCACCCGCTGCAAAGAACCAGCTGGTTGGCGGACATAAAAGCACTCTGCAGGAA TCCAAGTTTTGTTCTGTCCACGTTTGGCTTCACGACTGTGGCCTTTGTGACAGGATCACTGGCCCTGTGGGCCCCTGCCTTTTTATTCAGAGCGGGCGTCTTCACTGGAGAGAAGCAGCCGTGTTTAAAAGCACCCTGTGACAACTCTGACAG tctgatttttggcatcatcACAGTTGTGACGGGCATCTTGGGCGTAGCGAGTGGAGTGCAGGTCAGCAAGAAGCTGAGGATCAGAACT CCCCGAGCTGATCCGCTAGTCTGTTCTGCAGGACTCCTCCTTGCTGCTCCCTTTCTCTATCTGTCCATCATGTTTGCTGAGGCTAGCACTGTGGCCACATAT GTCTTTATCTTCCTAGGTGAGACATTCCTGTCTATGAATTGGGCCATTGTTGCTGATATCCTACTG tATGTTGTGATCCCCACACGGCGCTCCACAGCGGAAGCTTTTCAGATTGTGCTCTCGCACTTGCTGGGCGACGCTATTAGCCCTTACCTCATAGGAGTG GTGTCAGACTCTATAAAGAAGTCAGACTCATACATGTGGGAGTTTCGCTCGCTTCAGATGTCACTGCTGCTGTGCTCCTTTGTGGCCGTGGGGGGTGGAGCATTTTTTCTGGCCACAGCCATCTTCATCGAGAAAGACAGGGAGCTGGCTGAGAACTACGTGCCCTCTG atgacGCACCAATTGTTGTTCCCAAGAGAGGGAGATCCACTAAAGTCTCAGTGTCAAGTGTTTTAATTTGA